The Spirosoma foliorum genome has a window encoding:
- the fbaA gene encoding class II fructose-bisphosphate aldolase, protein MSEVTTRFAPGVVTGEGVTQLFRHANENDYALPAVNVVGTDSVNAVLETAKAVNSPVIIQFSNGGGIFYAGKSLSNDKQKGAIAGSISGALHVHHVAELYGVPVILHTDHCAKKLLPWIDGLLDAGEKHFDQTGKPLYSSHMLDLSEEPIEENIEICSKYFERMAKIGMTLEIELGVTGGEEDGVDNSDVDDSKLYTQPSEVAYAYEELSKISPNFTIAAAFGNVHGVYKPGNVKLSPIILDNSQKYIQEKYATGPLPVNFVFHGGSGSSREEIREAIRYGAVKMNIDTDMQWAMWEGILNYYKAKEGYLQSQLGNPEGSDSPNKKYYDPRVWLRKGEESMVQRLKIAFEDLNCINRLA, encoded by the coding sequence ATGAGTGAAGTAACCACCCGTTTTGCCCCCGGCGTTGTGACCGGCGAAGGCGTTACCCAACTTTTCCGTCACGCCAACGAAAATGATTACGCCCTGCCAGCCGTCAATGTTGTCGGTACAGACTCGGTAAATGCTGTGTTGGAAACGGCCAAAGCTGTTAATTCACCAGTTATCATCCAGTTCTCAAATGGCGGTGGTATCTTTTACGCTGGTAAAAGCCTATCGAACGATAAGCAAAAAGGTGCTATTGCTGGCTCGATCTCGGGCGCGCTGCACGTTCACCACGTAGCTGAGCTTTACGGTGTTCCGGTAATTTTGCACACCGACCATTGCGCGAAAAAACTTCTTCCCTGGATCGACGGTTTGCTGGACGCTGGCGAAAAACATTTCGATCAAACAGGCAAGCCTCTGTACTCGTCGCACATGCTCGATTTGTCGGAAGAGCCGATCGAAGAGAACATCGAAATTTGCTCTAAATATTTTGAGCGTATGGCCAAAATCGGCATGACGCTTGAAATTGAATTAGGTGTTACGGGTGGTGAAGAAGATGGCGTTGATAACTCAGATGTTGACGATTCGAAACTCTACACGCAGCCTTCAGAAGTAGCCTACGCGTACGAAGAACTGAGCAAAATCTCGCCAAACTTCACCATTGCTGCTGCTTTTGGTAACGTTCACGGTGTGTACAAGCCAGGTAACGTGAAGCTATCGCCAATCATTCTGGACAATTCGCAGAAATACATTCAGGAGAAATATGCAACGGGTCCGCTGCCAGTGAACTTCGTATTCCACGGTGGTTCGGGTTCGAGCCGCGAAGAAATTCGTGAGGCTATCCGGTACGGTGCCGTTAAAATGAACATCGATACTGATATGCAGTGGGCGATGTGGGAAGGTATCCTGAACTATTACAAAGCGAAAGAAGGTTACCTGCAATCGCAGTTGGGTAATCCAGAAGGTTCTGATTCGCCAAACAAAAAATACTACGATCCACGTGTGTGGCTACGTAAAGGCGAAGAAAGCATGGTACAACGCCTGAAAATTGCATTCGAAGATTTGAACTGCATCAACCGGTTGGCTTAG
- a CDS encoding T9SS type B sorting domain-containing protein — protein MKHFSFQFRLRKRTIRALSKALVLVSFLWSPVRAQSIKTYANWYFGDGAGVTFTSGSALTDGKLHTAEGCASMSDENGQLLFYTDGSTIWNRNHDVMPGATGLGGNSHATQSALIVPYQNSTKQFYVFSVGTQNQNSGIQYAYVDMNLNGGLGGLTYKNKVLLAGSSEKITVIKHCNNLNHWVITHDFGNNTFRVYLINDNGLILTPSLYSVGSTHQSLSGAGHSARQQNKGYMKPSHDGRKLAVAVSDSIQGGFLEVFNFDNKTGVISNPVKLETVETMGAYGVEFSPDNSLLYLSSMFSKNIQQINVASLSVNATLTVQGQTTYSPGIGALQIGLDGKIYGAVPGEAYLLAINQPNQSGTGCGLVSQGVSLSGRKAMAGLPFLLDEVVLLPPELSISLKKPGGCNNFLLESKVVNLDPNYLLYQWYVDGVAAAGGDKATLKPTKTGTYTLKIRETKCQDIQITSNEIKVVLVEANPTAKAVPDSCGAFLLNAHASGGAVQWTGFGISPPRDQLDSLIVSKITGSQTFRVRVVDPDDGTCFSEKELTVTFSPPPPFPFANPIRSGCGDTLMLRATPTADWDTFRWKQPDGASVTGTTVLARQSGYYQLTALSTSTGCKSEDSITVNLFPNPKLQLSQHQVDTCFANSSSYLELNAGSIPNVIYTWTSDGKTIGTTQFLKAYAYGSYTISVHTSDGCQAADSVRIRTNCPPSPAVINVPDAFTPNQDGMNEVLVIYGSGAKQMSLTVYNRWGEPIYRANNGVTSPSGWETWDGTYQGQPVASGVYAYKLEGKSVDYPDSFTREGVIEVIR, from the coding sequence GTGAAACACTTTTCTTTTCAGTTCCGACTAAGAAAACGGACTATAAGGGCCCTAAGCAAGGCGCTCGTATTGGTGAGTTTTCTGTGGAGTCCGGTGCGAGCACAGTCTATAAAAACGTATGCCAACTGGTACTTTGGGGATGGTGCGGGGGTTACCTTTACTAGCGGGAGCGCTCTGACCGACGGCAAGTTGCATACTGCCGAAGGTTGCGCCAGTATGTCGGATGAAAATGGCCAACTGCTCTTCTATACCGATGGGAGTACAATCTGGAATCGGAATCATGACGTTATGCCGGGTGCTACTGGTTTAGGGGGCAATAGTCATGCCACACAATCGGCTCTGATTGTTCCCTATCAGAACAGCACCAAGCAATTTTATGTGTTTTCGGTAGGCACTCAAAACCAGAATTCCGGGATTCAGTACGCGTATGTCGATATGAATCTGAACGGTGGTTTGGGCGGTTTGACTTACAAAAATAAGGTTCTGCTGGCGGGTTCTTCGGAGAAAATTACCGTTATCAAGCACTGCAACAACTTGAACCACTGGGTTATTACACATGATTTCGGAAATAATACGTTCCGGGTTTATTTGATCAATGATAACGGCCTGATCCTTACCCCTTCACTATACAGCGTTGGCAGTACGCATCAATCATTGTCGGGAGCCGGACATAGTGCGCGTCAGCAGAATAAAGGCTATATGAAGCCGTCGCATGATGGGCGGAAACTGGCCGTAGCCGTTTCGGATAGTATACAAGGTGGGTTTCTGGAAGTGTTTAATTTCGACAACAAAACGGGAGTTATCTCGAACCCCGTGAAGCTAGAGACTGTTGAAACAATGGGGGCATATGGCGTCGAATTCTCGCCTGATAACAGCTTGCTGTATCTTTCGTCCATGTTCAGTAAAAATATACAGCAGATTAATGTGGCCAGCTTGTCGGTCAATGCAACGCTGACTGTGCAGGGGCAAACGACCTATTCGCCCGGTATTGGCGCTTTGCAAATTGGACTTGATGGGAAAATTTACGGAGCTGTACCCGGAGAAGCGTATTTGTTAGCGATTAATCAACCGAATCAATCGGGAACGGGCTGCGGGTTAGTGTCGCAGGGTGTTAGTTTGAGCGGCCGAAAAGCGATGGCGGGTTTGCCATTTCTGCTCGATGAGGTAGTCTTGTTACCGCCTGAACTTAGTATCTCGCTGAAAAAGCCCGGCGGCTGTAATAATTTTTTGCTGGAATCGAAGGTGGTTAACCTCGACCCGAATTACCTGCTCTACCAATGGTATGTTGATGGTGTTGCGGCTGCTGGTGGTGATAAAGCGACGCTGAAACCGACTAAAACAGGCACGTACACGCTTAAAATACGGGAAACTAAATGCCAGGATATACAGATAACCTCCAATGAAATTAAGGTCGTTCTGGTTGAAGCAAATCCGACCGCTAAGGCCGTTCCCGATTCCTGTGGTGCTTTTTTACTCAATGCCCATGCTAGTGGTGGCGCTGTTCAGTGGACTGGATTCGGTATTTCACCACCACGAGATCAACTGGATTCGCTGATTGTTTCTAAGATTACGGGTAGTCAGACGTTTCGGGTACGAGTCGTTGATCCCGACGATGGAACCTGCTTTTCGGAAAAAGAATTGACGGTAACTTTTTCTCCACCACCTCCTTTCCCGTTCGCGAATCCAATCCGCTCAGGCTGTGGTGATACCCTTATGCTGCGGGCTACCCCTACGGCCGATTGGGACACTTTCCGTTGGAAACAACCCGACGGCGCTTCGGTAACTGGGACTACTGTTTTGGCAAGGCAAAGCGGATACTATCAGCTAACCGCATTGAGTACGAGTACTGGTTGTAAAAGTGAGGATTCCATCACTGTGAATCTATTTCCAAATCCTAAACTACAACTAAGCCAGCATCAGGTGGATACCTGCTTTGCTAACAGCAGTAGCTACCTGGAGCTAAATGCTGGTTCGATCCCCAATGTTATTTACACCTGGACGAGCGACGGAAAAACCATCGGGACAACTCAGTTTCTGAAAGCGTATGCATATGGTTCGTATACGATTTCAGTTCATACGTCGGATGGGTGCCAGGCTGCTGATTCAGTTCGTATCCGTACCAACTGCCCACCCAGTCCGGCGGTAATTAATGTGCCCGATGCCTTTACACCCAATCAGGATGGTATGAACGAGGTGTTGGTGATTTATGGCTCAGGGGCTAAACAAATGTCACTAACCGTCTATAACCGCTGGGGCGAGCCGATTTATAGAGCAAACAATGGGGTGACGTCGCCATCGGGTTGGGAAACCTGGGATGGTACCTATCAGGGACAGCCCGTTGCGAGTGGCGTATATGCTTATAAACTAGAGGGTAAAAGTGTCGATTATCCGGACTCGTTTACACGGGAGGGCGTGATTGAGGTAATTCGATGA
- a CDS encoding DUF2905 domain-containing protein, whose protein sequence is MNTTIGKYIIVAGAAILLIGLIVYVWGDKLNWLGRLPGDIRIEGKNGGGFYFPIVTCIVVSIVLNLLIGLIRRFF, encoded by the coding sequence ATGAACACAACCATTGGTAAATACATCATAGTTGCCGGAGCCGCTATTCTGCTCATCGGCCTAATCGTGTACGTATGGGGCGACAAGCTGAATTGGCTGGGTCGCTTACCCGGTGATATTCGAATTGAAGGGAAAAATGGGGGAGGATTCTACTTCCCGATTGTCACGTGTATAGTTGTTAGTATTGTACTGAATCTGCTTATCGGTCTGATCCGTCGCTTTTTTTAA
- a CDS encoding DEAD/DEAH box helicase encodes MKTKTTKAVDQNDLQDIEKIAAEMAASAVSAATVEVKTAKVPKKKVAKSDVEATVEIATDDTAVETVVEGIADKVVIVADAPVATQAPVTEKAPAAEVTPKVDPNQILFSSLDISPEILQAVTDMGFISPSPIQAEAIPPILAGRDVIGQAQTGTGKTAAFGIPALELVDVQDRSVQALILCPTRELALQVAEEIKKLAKYKRGVRVEAIYGGDSIERQIRSLKSGVHIVIGTPGRVMDHMERNTLKLDNVKMMILDEADEMLDMGFREDIESILEDMPEERQTILFSATMSKPIMQITQKFQQDPVLVKVVKKELTNTNIEQVYFEVKPKAKVEVMCRLIDMYDLKLLLVFCNTKRKVDEIVEDLQIRGYQAEGLHGDLRQSQRSNVMSKFRAGTTNILVATDVAARGIDVDDVDAVINFDIPLDEEYYVHRIGRTGRAGKSGRAFSMVGRDEKYRFREIQSYTKVRVEKGVIPSFEDIVGVRKARFIEQLQQTIQESKDLNLYGDLLTQLHHTGFTTEQIVAALVKRSMGLEKNEFADQNLGLEDDRRREDRGRGNDRYADRNDRREGGRFDRNDGPDRRGGSRFGDRDDRGSRFGDRNDRPSRDDRGPRFGDRDRNRNDGPDRPARDGERKPYFERDDKRVPREREANMTRLMVSIGRKDFVRPGDIVGAIAGEANIPGNSIGSIDIFDKFTYVDVPKDVANRVVDVMEGNTIKGRRVNIEVAR; translated from the coding sequence ATGAAAACGAAAACAACCAAAGCCGTTGATCAGAATGATCTTCAGGATATTGAAAAAATAGCCGCCGAAATGGCCGCTAGTGCAGTTTCTGCAGCTACCGTTGAGGTTAAAACGGCTAAAGTCCCTAAAAAGAAAGTTGCCAAATCAGACGTTGAAGCAACAGTTGAAATCGCTACTGATGATACAGCAGTTGAAACTGTTGTTGAAGGTATTGCCGATAAAGTAGTTATCGTGGCCGATGCCCCAGTAGCAACTCAGGCACCTGTTACTGAGAAAGCACCTGCTGCCGAAGTAACTCCAAAAGTTGATCCGAATCAGATTCTGTTCTCCAGCTTAGATATTTCCCCCGAAATATTACAAGCCGTAACCGACATGGGCTTCATTAGTCCATCGCCAATTCAGGCAGAAGCGATTCCCCCTATTTTGGCTGGTCGCGATGTAATCGGGCAGGCACAAACCGGAACGGGTAAAACCGCTGCGTTTGGTATTCCAGCTCTCGAACTGGTTGATGTTCAGGATCGTTCGGTGCAAGCGCTTATTCTCTGCCCAACTCGGGAGTTAGCGTTGCAGGTAGCCGAAGAAATCAAGAAACTCGCTAAATATAAGCGTGGTGTCCGTGTTGAAGCTATCTACGGTGGCGATTCAATCGAGCGCCAAATCCGGTCGCTTAAGAGCGGTGTGCATATCGTGATCGGTACACCAGGTCGTGTGATGGATCATATGGAGCGTAACACGCTCAAACTCGACAACGTGAAGATGATGATTCTTGACGAAGCCGATGAAATGCTGGATATGGGTTTCCGCGAAGATATCGAGAGCATTCTGGAAGATATGCCCGAAGAGCGGCAGACGATCCTGTTCTCGGCTACCATGTCGAAACCAATTATGCAGATCACCCAGAAATTCCAGCAAGACCCTGTTTTGGTGAAAGTTGTCAAAAAAGAATTGACCAACACCAACATCGAGCAGGTGTATTTTGAGGTGAAACCAAAAGCGAAAGTGGAAGTGATGTGTCGTTTGATCGACATGTACGACCTGAAGCTGTTGCTGGTATTCTGTAACACCAAGCGCAAGGTTGATGAGATTGTAGAAGACCTGCAAATCCGGGGCTATCAGGCCGAAGGTTTACACGGCGATCTTCGCCAGTCGCAACGGAGTAATGTCATGAGCAAATTCCGTGCGGGTACGACCAACATTCTGGTTGCCACCGACGTAGCGGCTCGCGGTATCGACGTTGACGATGTAGATGCGGTTATCAACTTCGATATTCCGCTCGACGAAGAATATTATGTACACCGGATTGGCCGGACGGGCCGCGCTGGCAAATCGGGCCGGGCGTTCTCGATGGTAGGTCGCGATGAAAAATATCGCTTCCGTGAAATCCAGTCGTATACCAAAGTACGGGTTGAGAAAGGCGTAATTCCTTCTTTTGAAGATATCGTTGGCGTTCGTAAGGCTCGTTTCATTGAGCAATTGCAACAAACGATTCAGGAAAGCAAAGACCTGAACCTGTACGGCGACTTACTGACACAACTGCATCACACGGGCTTTACGACCGAGCAGATCGTAGCCGCTTTGGTGAAACGCAGCATGGGTCTGGAGAAAAACGAATTTGCCGACCAAAACCTGGGTCTTGAAGACGATCGTCGTCGTGAGGACCGTGGCCGTGGCAATGATCGTTATGCTGATCGGAATGATCGCCGTGAAGGTGGTCGTTTTGACCGTAACGACGGACCAGACCGTCGGGGTGGTAGCCGCTTTGGCGATCGAGACGACCGTGGTTCACGCTTCGGAGATCGGAATGACCGTCCAAGCCGTGACGACCGTGGCCCACGATTTGGGGATCGTGATCGTAACCGTAATGACGGACCAGACCGCCCAGCTCGCGACGGAGAACGTAAGCCTTATTTCGAACGGGATGACAAACGCGTTCCTCGCGAGCGTGAAGCGAACATGACTCGCCTGATGGTGAGCATCGGTCGTAAAGATTTCGTTCGTCCGGGCGATATTGTAGGTGCCATTGCCGGTGAAGCCAACATTCCAGGCAACAGCATTGGTAGCATCGATATCTTCGACAAGTTCACCTATGTTGACGTACCAAAAGATGTAGCTAACCGCGTTGTCGACGTTATGGAAGGCAATACAATCAAAGGTCGCCGGGTAAATATTGAAGTAGCACGGTAA
- a CDS encoding ABC transporter permease, whose protein sequence is MLRSYIKIAWRNLWKNKTFSFINILGLALGMACSLLIMIWVQDERHMDRFHKNDSRLYRVMENQHYTGVINTFASTPGILAENIVKDIPEIELASQMLWENTPLFTVGNTFEKEKGRFVQGDFLTMFSFPLKEGNPKTALKRPDGLVISQKLADKYFKGQDPMGKTIRIDNTDDVMVTGILADMPEASSLKFDFLMSYDRWKKANKWAQEWGNNGPRCYVLLAKNASIDKVNAKIKNYIKTKNKDSNVELFLQNYGESYLYSNWDAGKQNGGRIEYVKTFSIVAIFILAIACINFMNLATARSVKRSKEVGVRKVVGAYKNSLIGQFLGESMLITLLSLILSVLLVLLILPVFNTLTEKHLSLDFSNPTFLLLLVSLALLTGLVSGSYPALFMSSLNPVVILKGALKFKASATYFRKGLVVLQFGLSIMLILGTLVVYRQIQYIQTKNLGYNREGLLYMPLEGDLAKNFQAFRQELEREPGIKSVTCAQSDPLEVGSSTQGVRWPGKDTTQLMLFSQNAISYDYVKTMGIKLLEGRDFSPEFSTDTSNYLINEASARKMGYKDPVGKEMTMWGKKGKIIGLMKDFHYNSLHTAIEPLILHLQRGANDTTNYWGSVLVRTQPGQTKQAVASLETSFKKFNPHFPFKYSFTDQEFSNLYKSENTVSKLSSYFAFLAIFISCLGLFGLATFTAEQRTKEIGIRKVLGAGVPNLIGMLSKEFIQLVLLAAFIAFPLGWYFLSGWLEKYAYRIDLEWWYFLVAILSAVLIALFTVSFQSIKAAMMDPVKSLRAE, encoded by the coding sequence ATGCTACGCAGCTATATCAAAATCGCCTGGCGAAATCTCTGGAAAAACAAAACCTTCTCGTTCATCAATATTCTGGGTCTAGCTCTGGGCATGGCTTGTAGCCTGCTCATCATGATTTGGGTGCAGGACGAACGACACATGGATCGTTTTCACAAAAACGACAGTCGCCTTTATCGGGTGATGGAGAACCAGCACTACACGGGCGTTATCAACACCTTCGCTTCAACTCCGGGGATTCTGGCCGAAAATATTGTTAAAGACATTCCCGAAATCGAACTGGCGAGCCAGATGCTTTGGGAGAATACGCCCTTATTTACCGTTGGCAATACCTTCGAGAAAGAGAAAGGGCGCTTTGTACAAGGTGATTTCCTGACGATGTTTTCGTTTCCACTCAAAGAAGGCAATCCTAAAACTGCACTCAAGCGCCCTGACGGACTGGTTATTTCTCAGAAGTTAGCCGATAAATACTTCAAAGGGCAGGACCCAATGGGGAAAACCATTCGGATCGACAACACAGACGATGTGATGGTCACAGGCATACTCGCCGATATGCCAGAAGCCTCTTCGTTGAAATTCGACTTCCTGATGAGTTACGACCGTTGGAAAAAGGCAAACAAGTGGGCACAGGAATGGGGGAACAATGGTCCGCGTTGTTATGTCCTGTTGGCCAAGAACGCATCGATCGATAAGGTGAATGCCAAGATCAAAAATTACATCAAAACGAAAAATAAGGATAGCAACGTTGAGTTGTTCCTGCAAAACTATGGCGAATCGTACTTGTATTCGAACTGGGATGCAGGCAAGCAAAACGGCGGCCGGATCGAGTACGTAAAAACCTTCTCCATTGTCGCCATTTTCATTCTGGCCATTGCCTGTATCAATTTCATGAACCTGGCCACGGCACGCTCCGTCAAACGTTCCAAAGAAGTAGGAGTCAGGAAAGTAGTTGGCGCGTATAAAAACAGCCTGATTGGTCAATTTCTGGGCGAATCGATGCTGATCACGCTGCTATCACTAATTCTTTCGGTGCTGCTCGTACTGCTGATTCTTCCCGTCTTTAACACCTTAACCGAAAAGCATCTTTCGCTCGATTTTTCTAATCCCACCTTTCTCTTACTATTGGTTTCTTTAGCGTTGCTCACAGGTTTGGTTTCGGGAAGCTACCCAGCGCTGTTCATGTCGTCGCTGAATCCGGTTGTCATTCTTAAAGGAGCACTGAAATTCAAAGCAAGTGCTACCTATTTCCGTAAAGGGTTGGTTGTTCTTCAATTCGGGCTTTCCATCATGCTGATTTTAGGAACACTTGTAGTCTATCGTCAAATCCAGTATATCCAGACCAAAAACCTCGGCTATAACCGCGAAGGCCTACTATATATGCCCCTTGAAGGCGATTTGGCCAAGAATTTCCAGGCATTTCGTCAGGAACTGGAACGTGAGCCGGGCATCAAATCGGTCACCTGTGCTCAATCAGATCCGCTCGAGGTAGGTAGTTCAACGCAAGGCGTTCGGTGGCCGGGAAAAGACACCACTCAATTGATGCTCTTTAGCCAAAATGCCATCTCGTACGACTACGTAAAAACAATGGGTATCAAGCTGCTCGAAGGCCGGGATTTTTCACCAGAGTTCAGCACCGATACCAGTAATTACCTAATCAACGAAGCATCGGCCCGAAAAATGGGTTACAAAGATCCTGTAGGGAAAGAGATGACGATGTGGGGTAAAAAGGGGAAAATAATTGGCCTCATGAAAGACTTCCACTATAACTCACTTCATACCGCCATTGAACCCTTAATCCTGCATTTGCAGCGCGGAGCTAACGATACGACAAACTATTGGGGAAGTGTATTGGTGCGCACCCAACCAGGGCAAACGAAGCAGGCCGTCGCGAGTCTGGAAACCAGCTTTAAGAAGTTCAATCCACATTTCCCGTTTAAATACTCGTTCACCGATCAGGAGTTTTCGAACTTATACAAATCGGAAAACACGGTTAGCAAGCTATCCAGCTACTTTGCATTCCTGGCCATTTTTATCTCCTGCCTGGGCTTGTTCGGCCTGGCCACATTCACCGCAGAACAACGAACGAAGGAAATCGGCATTCGGAAAGTATTGGGCGCTGGTGTGCCGAATCTCATTGGCATGCTCTCCAAAGAGTTCATCCAGTTAGTGCTGCTGGCCGCTTTCATTGCCTTTCCATTGGGCTGGTATTTCCTGAGTGGATGGCTCGAAAAATACGCCTATCGTATCGATTTGGAGTGGTGGTATTTCCTTGTAGCTATTCTATCAGCCGTATTGATTGCTTTGTTTACCGTAAGTTTCCAAAGCATAAAAGCAGCTATGATGGACCCCGTGAAAAGTCTACGGGCAGAATGA
- a CDS encoding sugar phosphate isomerase/epimerase family protein, which translates to MKTIFFCPMWGMENLSYSEAAKRVKAVGYDGMEISAGPDKRKEATQVMHDNGLDLILMAFGGGSDFAEHKKKYHDDLLDIASYKPMFINAHTGHDYFTFEQNAELIQTAADVEKQTGVRILHETHRGRFSYSAPAIQYYLLKLPNLRLTADYSHWVNVAESYLSDQAQNVNRAIAVSDHIHCRVGHPEGPQVNDPRAPEWKDALESHAKWWDAIRDRHQKANAPALTVTCEFGPAGYLPTLPYTQQPVASQWDVNVFMKDYLKKRWKV; encoded by the coding sequence TTGAAAACAATCTTCTTTTGCCCCATGTGGGGAATGGAAAACCTTTCGTATTCCGAAGCCGCTAAACGCGTGAAAGCCGTCGGTTACGATGGCATGGAAATCTCGGCCGGGCCCGATAAGCGGAAGGAAGCAACACAGGTAATGCACGACAACGGTCTTGACCTGATTTTAATGGCTTTCGGGGGCGGCAGTGACTTTGCCGAACACAAGAAAAAATACCACGATGACCTGCTCGACATCGCATCGTACAAGCCGATGTTCATAAACGCCCACACTGGCCACGATTATTTTACATTCGAGCAAAATGCCGAGTTGATTCAAACGGCAGCCGATGTTGAGAAACAGACAGGTGTTCGTATTCTGCACGAAACCCACCGGGGAAGATTCTCTTACAGTGCGCCTGCTATCCAATACTATCTGCTCAAATTACCTAATCTGCGCCTAACCGCCGATTATTCGCACTGGGTTAACGTGGCCGAATCGTATCTGTCCGACCAGGCTCAGAATGTTAACCGTGCCATTGCCGTTAGTGACCATATTCATTGCCGGGTGGGTCATCCAGAAGGTCCGCAGGTAAACGATCCTCGTGCGCCGGAGTGGAAAGACGCCCTCGAAAGTCATGCCAAGTGGTGGGACGCCATTCGGGACCGGCATCAAAAAGCCAATGCTCCAGCCCTAACGGTCACCTGTGAATTTGGTCCAGCGGGTTATCTACCTACCCTTCCCTATACACAGCAACCTGTTGCTAGTCAATGGGATGTAAACGTATTTATGAAAGACTATTTGAAAAAAAGGTGGAAAGTGTAA
- a CDS encoding monooxygenase has product MNFLTYTRLGLCVGITTLLLTLVSCSKKATESPNPTEVASFDLIQQKILTPSCATSGCHSSEKDGTFAQHGLVLAAGVAYANLVGVDPKNSDAKADGIKRVKPYASLESLLYHKLNISATHHSGKQYGNPMPLGGNTLPDGQIEFIRRWIEAGAPKTGNVADVTILEDKTVTVATYEPLAVPTAGTGYQMAVPLFDVQPNFERELFTRKMVGNSQDIYVNRYETKMRSGSHHFVAYDFRSKSSLPNLNDIRDLRNPDNSLNILTALTMSNHVYLAGSQAQYQDYTFPAGAALLIPAGASFDLNSHFVNKTTSVMKGEAQINLYTVDKSTVKIVVQTLDLSNTNLTLPANTRVTMTKSFTFDKPRKVLTLTSHMHKLGEKFVIKIKGGTRDGEIVYTSTDWESPDIITFATPIDLKKGEGLTSEITYNNTTAKAVSFGLTSEDEMGIIFGYYYEP; this is encoded by the coding sequence ATGAACTTCCTGACTTATACACGTTTAGGCCTTTGTGTCGGTATTACAACCTTGTTGTTGACTTTAGTGTCCTGTAGTAAGAAAGCTACAGAGTCACCTAATCCAACAGAAGTGGCTTCGTTCGACCTGATCCAACAAAAAATACTGACGCCTTCCTGCGCTACGTCGGGTTGTCATTCGTCTGAAAAAGACGGTACGTTTGCCCAACATGGCCTTGTATTGGCTGCAGGTGTTGCCTACGCGAACCTGGTTGGTGTAGATCCTAAAAATAGTGACGCAAAAGCCGACGGGATCAAACGAGTAAAACCTTATGCATCGCTGGAAAGCCTGCTGTATCACAAACTCAATATTTCGGCCACCCACCATTCAGGAAAACAGTATGGCAATCCTATGCCATTAGGTGGTAACACCTTGCCTGATGGGCAAATTGAATTTATTCGTCGGTGGATTGAAGCTGGCGCTCCTAAAACGGGTAACGTAGCTGATGTTACAATACTGGAAGATAAGACCGTCACCGTAGCGACTTATGAGCCTCTGGCAGTACCTACTGCCGGGACTGGTTACCAGATGGCAGTTCCCCTATTCGATGTTCAGCCTAATTTTGAGCGTGAATTATTTACCCGTAAGATGGTGGGGAACTCCCAGGATATTTATGTGAATCGGTACGAAACCAAGATGCGTAGCGGTAGCCACCATTTTGTAGCGTACGATTTTCGGAGTAAAAGCTCGTTGCCCAATCTAAACGACATCCGCGATTTACGTAATCCCGATAATTCTCTCAATATACTGACGGCTCTTACGATGTCGAACCACGTTTATCTGGCAGGTTCGCAGGCTCAGTATCAGGACTATACCTTTCCGGCGGGAGCCGCTTTGCTAATTCCTGCCGGAGCTTCCTTCGATTTGAATTCACATTTCGTAAATAAAACGACGTCGGTAATGAAGGGGGAGGCTCAAATTAACCTGTATACAGTCGATAAGTCGACCGTGAAAATAGTCGTTCAGACACTGGATTTGAGCAACACCAATCTTACCCTGCCCGCCAACACGCGGGTTACGATGACCAAGTCATTTACGTTCGACAAGCCCCGTAAAGTCCTGACACTAACGTCGCACATGCATAAGCTGGGTGAGAAGTTTGTGATAAAAATAAAAGGCGGCACCCGCGACGGCGAAATTGTTTATACCTCAACCGACTGGGAAAGTCCAGACATTATCACCTTTGCAACGCCTATCGACTTGAAAAAAGGCGAAGGCCTTACATCCGAAATTACCTACAACAACACCACGGCAAAAGCTGTCAGTTTTGGTCTAACCAGCGAAGATGAAATGGGGATCATCTTCGGTTATTATTACGAGCCGTAA